DNA sequence from the Halobacterium sp. DL1 genome:
CGACCGCGACTCCTCGCGTGAGTACGAAATCTGCTGGAACGTTCCGCAACCCGGTCGCGGAACTAACTTCTGGATTCCTCTTCGATTAAATCCAAACCAGCAAGAGTTCTGGGACGATCTACTCGATGAGGAATCGAGTACGAACGTGGGCGAGCTTCGCTTGCAGAAACACCGAAAGACGTGGACGCTCCACGTCACCGTCGAATACGAGATCGAGGATACTTCCGAACACCCCGAGAATCCGACTCGGGTTGGATTCGATATTGGCGAGTCAATGTTGGTCACGGGCTGTGCCCTCCAACACGACACTCCCACGAAACCACTGTTAATCAACGGGAAAGAAGCCAAGCGAATCCGAAAAGAGATGCACACAACGCTCAAACGACTCCAAGAGCGAGACGCTTCGGACTGGCGTACCGAGGAACGATTCTCGTACTACCAGAATCGACTCACAGACATCATCGAGAAGGCGTCTCGTGAGTCTGTGGAGTATGCTCGCCAGTTCGAGAATCCCGTCATCGTGATGGAGGACTTGGCATACATCCGTGAGTCGCTGGACTACGGGAAGTACATGAATCGACGGTTGCATTCGTGGGCTTTTGCTCGGTTGCAGGGGCGTATTGAGGACAAAGCCCGAGACGCGGGTATTCCGGTGCGGTACGTCCACCCGCAGTACACCAGCAAGACGTGCCACTTGTGCAAGCACATCGGGTATCGGCCTCGGCAAGCCGAGTTCAAGTGCAGAAACCCGGAGTGCCACGTATCGACGTTTCAAGCCGACATCAACGCGAGTGCGAACATCGCACGTCGCGTAGACCCGTGGGGAGAGAGTCTACCAGTGAAACAGGTGGACGATGACTCGCCACAGGACGGGAGCCGTTGTGACACGGCCACGACTCACTGTGAGCAGAGCGAGACATCCTCGCAGATGACACTCACAACATTCCAAGAGTCGAAATCCACTGCCAGCGACGACTAACTGGCATTCCCACCGTGTGGGAAGCCCCGTCGTTTACGACGGGGAGGATGTCACCGGTCAGTTGAACGGGTTGTCGGGCGTTTCCAGCCGCGTGACACCGTCGAGCGTGTCGAAGTCGTCGTCGAATGAATACAGGTACTCGATACCCTCGCGCTGCATGTATGCGGCGATGGTCGCGTCTCCGAACGACAGCCCCTCGTAGGTCTGGAACAGGTCGACGGCGCTGGGGAAGTCCTTCTGGGCCGCGTGCAGTACCTCGAATCCGGCGGACTGGTTCAGCCGCTCGTAGGTCTCGACGGCCTTCGAGTGCCGTTTCCGGTTGTGTATCCAGTTCAGCGTTTCGAGGACGATGTAGTTCGTCACTCGCCCCGTCGGGAGGTCGCCGTGATCCATCCCTTGGACGATCTCCATCGCGACGTTGTGGTGTTCATCGTCGGCGTCCGCCATCCCGACGAGGACACCTGTGTCGACGACTGCGACCGCCATCAGTTGCTCTCCGAGAACGCGGGGTCGCCCTCGTGGCCGGCGAGGTCGTGCGTCTCAGACCCGCCGCCACCCATCGACACCGGCTCGAAGTCGTCGAAGGCGCCGTATCGCTGCTTGACGACCTCGACCGAGAGGTTCCCCTCGTCGTCGGTGTCCCAGCGGAGCTTGTCGCCGGCCTCGATGTCGAGACGGCGCCGGAGCGCCGCCGGGATCGTGACCATCCCTCGGTCGCTGACCTTCGTTTCCTCGGGAGCTTCTTCAGTTGCCATACCCGACAGTACAGCCTCTCTTGTGATACATGTTGCGCCACATGCGGGTCAGCCGGGAAACCAGTCGATGCGCCGCTTCTCCCGAATCGTGGCGGCCATCTCCTTGGCCATCGCCTCGCGGTTCTCTTCGCTGACGTCCTCGTCGACGAGCATCCCACGGCCGGCGTCGTCCTTGTCCTCGGTCATAGTCCGTAGAGTTCGCTCCGCTCGAGGGCGCGGCTCACCGTCGACCGAGCGCAGTCCAGCCGGTCGGCGGCCTTCCGCTTCGAGAGTTCGTCTTTCTGCACCATGTCGAGGACGGCGACGACGTCGTGATGACATCCTCCCCGGCGTGAACGCCGGGGTTTCCTCACGCTGGGGGTATCGCTTACCGGCTCACGGAGGCAACTTGCGGGTTCGTATGCTCCTCGTTGGGAACTGAGCGTGGTGACTCTGACCAATTATGGTCGTCCCACTTGAGGCATACAGGCCGTGCCATCGACCGTGTTACCGTCGTCTGCCGCCTCAGGAACGTTTCTGACGCCGTGAGGTCGGCGTGTCCCTCGAATCCGCACGGACACGTCAGCGTGTCGTGGTGGCGCGTCGTATCCTCTGTTGAACCGCAGTTCGGACACTCCTGACTCGTCCACGCCTCAGACCGAACCTCGACCGACATACCGTATTCTTCGGCTGTGCACGCCAGTCGGTTCACGAACGCGCGGAACGCCCAGAAATTGTGAGTCTTCGCGTTCGTCTCCACCGACCAGTGCGTTTCCAGTACATCCGT
Encoded proteins:
- a CDS encoding transposase IS605: MSTTQTANKTLEATLVPPTRCKEQRLQQTLSEYREALHDAFEQNCTTMSATNDVVTPYNLPYQAKDALKSYVPKLHKTYNAQELDDEHPLRFVNRAGKFDRDSSREYEICWNVPQPGRGTNFWIPLRLNPNQQEFWDDLLDEESSTNVGELRLQKHRKTWTLHVTVEYEIEDTSEHPENPTRVGFDIGESMLVTGCALQHDTPTKPLLINGKEAKRIRKEMHTTLKRLQERDASDWRTEERFSYYQNRLTDIIEKASRESVEYARQFENPVIVMEDLAYIRESLDYGKYMNRRLHSWAFARLQGRIEDKARDAGIPVRYVHPQYTSKTCHLCKHIGYRPRQAEFKCRNPECHVSTFQADINASANIARRVDPWGESLPVKQVDDDSPQDGSRCDTATTHCEQSETSSQMTLTTFQESKSTASDD
- a CDS encoding twitching motility protein PilT, with protein sequence MAVAVVDTGVLVGMADADDEHHNVAMEIVQGMDHGDLPTGRVTNYIVLETLNWIHNRKRHSKAVETYERLNQSAGFEVLHAAQKDFPSAVDLFQTYEGLSFGDATIAAYMQREGIEYLYSFDDDFDTLDGVTRLETPDNPFN
- a CDS encoding AbrB family transcriptional regulator, producing the protein MATEEAPEETKVSDRGMVTIPAALRRRLDIEAGDKLRWDTDDEGNLSVEVVKQRYGAFDDFEPVSMGGGGSETHDLAGHEGDPAFSESN
- a CDS encoding AbrB family transcriptional regulator; the protein is MSSRRRRRPRHGAERRTLEAEGRRPAGLRSVDGEPRPRAERTLRTMTEDKDDAGRGMLVDEDVSEENREAMAKEMAATIREKRRIDWFPG